The Raphanus sativus cultivar WK10039 chromosome 2, ASM80110v3, whole genome shotgun sequence genome includes a region encoding these proteins:
- the LOC108817842 gene encoding pentatricopeptide repeat-containing protein At1g69290: MSENVVWSLKQTRLRSLASMLRKTLTSIRQQRRQHFSSSSPPPQETPSLYSFLKPSLFSNKPISLTPSPPQPSKTLTPDQKSSLESTLHHSLTITHDTDEAWKAFRSLTAASSLPEKPLLNSLITHLSESNTRLKRAFASAAYVIEKDPTFLEPDTLLTLFRSMKLAKAPSPALALVKCMFKNRFFVPFHLWGSLIIDTCRETGTLVPFLKLFNESCRVAIDEKLDYMKPNLEACNAALEACCLHLESLPDAESVIELMSVIGVNPDESTFGFLGYLYARKGLKEKIKEIESLMDGFGFVSKRVLYSNMISGYVKVGDLESVSDVILQSLCSFSKETYCEIVKGFIESKKVKSLATLIIKAHKLEESLCIDVDRSVGFGVINACVNLGFSDKAHSVLEEMIAQGGEVGLGVYLPILKAYTREYKTSEATQLVTEISGCSGLELEVEIYNELIEASMTNQDFVSAFTLFRDMREARGVDLKGSYLTIMTGLLENQRPELMAAFLDEVVEDPRVEVKSHDWNSIIHAFCKSGRLEDARRTFRRMVFLHYEPNNQTYLSLINGYVSGEKYFNVLMLWNEVKGKVSCFDDGDGEERKRSKLDHGLVDAFLYALVKGGFFDAAMQVVEKSREMKIFVDKWRYKQAFMETHKKLRLPKLRKRNYKKMESLVAFKNWAGLST; encoded by the coding sequence ATGTCGGAAAATGTGGTCTGGTCTCTCAAACAAACCAGACTCCGATCACTTGCTTCAATGTTGAGAAAAACTCTAACTTCAATCCGACAACAAAGAAGACAACACTTCTCATcgtcttctcctcctcctcaagAAACTCCATCCCTTTACTCCTTCCTCAAACCATCTCTCTTCTCCAACAAACCTATCTCCCTCACTCCCTCTCCTCCTCAACCCTCCAAAACCCTAACCCCCGACCAAAAATCCTCCCTCGAATCCACCCTCCACCACTCCCTTACCATCACCCACGACACAGACGAAGCATGGAAAGCCTTCAGATCCCTAACCGCCGCCTCTTCCCTCCCGGAGAAGCCTCTCCTCAACTCCCTCATCACCCACTTATCCGAATCCAACACAAGGCTCAAACGCGCCTTCGCCTCCGCCGCTTACGTCATCGAGAAAGACCCAACCTTTCTCGAACCCGACACTCTCCTCACTCTCTTCCGATCCATGAAACTCGCCAAAGCTCCTTCCCCTGCTTTGGCTTTAGTCAAGTGTATGTTCAAAAACAGGTTCTTCGTTCCGTTCCATCTCTGGGGGAGTCTAATCATCGACACCTGCCGCGAAACCGGCACTTTAGTTCCCTTTCTCAAACTCTTTAACGAGAGCTGCAGAGTCGCGATCGATGAGAAGCTTGATTACATGAAACCTAATTTGGAAGCTTGCAACGCGGCTCTCGAAGCGTGTTGTCTGCATCTAGAGTCTCTACCCGATGCCGAGAGTGTGATTGAGTTGATGTCTGTGATTGGTGTGAACCCTGACGAGTCCACCTTCGGGTTTCTCGGCTATTTATACGCGAGAAAGGGACTCAAGGAGAAGATAAAGGAGATCGAGAGTTTAATGGATGGGTTTGGGTTCGTTAGTAAGAGAGTTCTTTACTCTAATATGATTAGCGGTTATGTTAAGGTCGGTGATTTAGAGAGTGTTTCCGATGTTATACTACAAAGTCTTTGTAGTTTCAGTAAAGAAACGTATTGTGAGATTGTGAAAGGGTTTATAGAGAGTAAGAAGGTGAAGAGTTTAGCTACACTGATAATCAAAGCACACAAGCTGGAGGAGTCTCTGTGTATTGACGTTGACAGATCAGTTGGGTTTGGGGTTATAAACGCTTGTGTGAATCTCGGATTCTCTGATAAAGCACATAGTGTACTAGAGGAGATGATTGCTCAGGGAGGAGAAGTGGGACTTGGTGTCTACTTACCGATCTTGAAAGCCTACACCAGAGAGTACAAAACTTCTGAAGCCACTCAGCTTGTTACGGAGATCAGCGGTTGTTCAGGTCTGGAGCTAGAGGTTGAGATCTATAACGAGTTGATAGAAGCGTCTATGACCAACCAGGATTTCGTCTCGGCGTTCACGTTGTTTAGGGACATGAGAGAGGCGAGAGGTGTGGATTTGAAAGGGAGCTACTTGACGATCATGACGGGGCTTCTTGAGAATCAGAGACCTGAGTTGATGGCGGCGTTTCTAGACGAAGTTGTTGAGGATCCTCGTGTTGAGGTGAAGTCACATGACTGGAACTCGATCATCCACGCGTTTTGTAAGTCCGGGAGGTTGGAGGACGCGAGGAGGACGTTCAGGAGGATGGTTTTCTTACATTACGAGCCTAATAACCAGACCTACTTGTCGTTGATCAATGGATATGTTAGTGGGGAGAAGTACTTCAACGTGCTGATGCTGTGGAACGAGGTCAAAGGGAAGGTGTCGTGTTTTGATGATGGTGATGGGGAGGAGAGGAAGAGGTCGAAGctggatcatggtttggtggATGCGTTCTTGTATGCGTTGGTGAAGGGAGGGTTCTTTGATGCGGCGATGCAGGTGGTGGAGAAGTCTCGGGAGATGAAGATATTTGTGGATAAGTGGAGGTATAAGCAAGCGTTCATGGAGACTCACAAGAAGCTTAGGTTGCCGAAGCTGAGGAAGAGGAACTACAAGAAGATGGAGTCTCTTGTTGCGTTCAAGAACTGGGCTGGTCTCAGCACATGA
- the LOC108818083 gene encoding probable WRKY transcription factor 57 isoform X1, whose product MNDPENPDLTNDSSWTQLTAPDSHFFHRDTSNILSDFAWNLHASSQSDHHHPHSLRFDTTSRVPSPVTTTTLPSTPSSSSSAAAAALSVAVTDVSTSNNLPANSSSSENPTENSTASAAKAPEPPRKEKKMAQKRIRQPRFAFMTKSDVDNLEDGYRWRKYGQKAVKNSPFPRSYYRCTNSRCTVKKRVERSSEDPSIVITTYKGQHCHQTTGFPRGGILTAHDPSSFTSHFHHLPPPLPNPYYYQELLHQLHRDDTSSLRLPQSTTEDEPAFVSSINPPEEGLLGDIVPQTMRNT is encoded by the exons ATGAACGATCCTGAAAATCCCGATCTAACCAACGACTCCTCTTGGACACAACTCACAGCTCCAGACTCTCACTTCTTCCATAGAGACACTTCCAACATCCTCTCTGACTTTGCCTGGAACCTCCACGCTTCCTCCCAGTccgatcatcatcatcctcactCCCTCCGGTTTGATACAACCTCTCGTGTCCCATCTCCCGTCACCACCACCACTCTACCCTCtactccttcttcttcctcatccgCCGCAGCAGCCGCGCTTTCTGTTGCCGTTACAGACGTTTCAACCTCTAATAATCTCCCCGCCAACTCTAGTTCAAGCGAGAATCCAACTGAGAACTCAACCGCCTCCGCCGCGAAAGCACCGGAACCACC aaggaaggagaagaagatggctCAGAAGCGAATCCGGCAACCAAGATTCGCGTTCATGACCAAGAGTGATGTAGATAATCTTGAAGATGGATACCGATGGCGCAAATATGGACAAAAAGCTGTCAAAAATAGTCCATTCCCAAG GAGCTACTATAGATGCACGAACAGCAGATGCACGGTGAAAAAGAGAGTAGAACGATCATCCGAAGATCCATCTATAGTGATCACGACATACAAAGGACAACATTGCCATCAAACCACTGGATTCCCTCGTGGGGGAATCCTCACCGCTCACGACCCTAGTAGCTTCACATCCCATTTTCATCATCTCCCTCCTCCATTGCCAAATCCTTATTACTACCAAGAACTCCTTCATCAACTTCACAGAGACGATACTTCTTCACTGAGATTACCCCAATCTACTACCGAAGACGAACCTGCTTTTGTCTCGTCTATTAATCCACCCGAAGAAGGTTTACTTGGTGATATTGTACCTCAAACGATGCGCAATACTTGA
- the LOC130508483 gene encoding uncharacterized protein LOC130508483 — MANMEKIQFPALNITGTNYISWVTNVELHLESLGLSETIKEDNTSTPQDKAKSVIFLRRHLDESIIYDYANMRDPKELWKSLKDRFDHQKDITLPLARDEWQSLRFQDFDKVMNYNSAVLGIVAKLRYCGDTITESQMLEKTYTTFHKSHITLQQQYRLRGYTKFSDLIVALLIAKKNNELLIKNHMTRPTGSKAFPEANALDAKKPAKENKAFRGRGRGRQNYRGRGRKYNPQDRKSFQWVRSEQSPKGKEQQGSTSQKREDACFRCGTKGHWSRICRTPAHLCDLYKKSVKGKEKEVNFAEHSEGTTHLDASDFVNDFEETAITDA, encoded by the coding sequence ATGGCAAACATGGAGAAAATTCAATTTCCCGCTCTAAACATCACGGGCACCAACTACATTTCATGGGTTACAAATGTCGAACTTCATCTTGAATCTCTTGGTTTATCTGAGACCATTAAAGAGGATAATACTTCAACACCTCAAGACAAAGCGAAATCGGTGATCTTCCTTAGAAGACACCTTGATGAAAGTATTATTTATGACTATGCCAATATGAGAGATCCTAAAGAGCTATGGAAGTCTCTGAAAGATCGTTTTGATCATCAGAAAGACATAACACTTCCACTTGCTCGAGATGAATGGCAGAGTCTGAGGTTCCAAGATTTCGACAAAGTGATGAATTACAATTCTGCTGTGTTAGGAATTGTGGCTAAATTGAGATACTGTGGTGATACAATCACCGAGTCTCAAATGCTTGAAAAGACATACACCACATTCCACAAGAGCCACATCACCCTGCAACAACAATATAGGTTGCGGGGATATACCAAATTTTCGGATTTGATTGTGGCACTTCTCATAGCAAAAAAGAACAACGAGCTTCTTATCAAGAATCACATGACTCGTCCAACTGGTTCCAAAGCGTTTCCCGAAGCAAACGCATTAGATGCGAAGAAACCAGCAAAGGAAAATAAGGCTTTTCGCGGTCGCGGACGTGGTCGTCAAAACTACCGTGGACGTGGACGAAAGTACAATCCACAGGATAGGAAGTCATTCCAGTGGGTCCGCTCTGAACAATCCCCTAAGGGAAAAGAACAACAAGGAAGTACCTCCCAGAAGCGAGAAGATGCTTGTTTCAGATGCGGTACTAAGGGACATTGGTCTCGTATATGTCGTACCCCTGCACACCTTTGTGATCTGTACAAGAAGTCCGTCAAAGGGAAAGAAAAGGAGGTAAACTTTGCGGAACATTCTGAGGGTACAACGCACCTCGATGCGTCTGACTTTGTGAATGATTTCGAGGAGACCGCTATCACGGACGCTTAA
- the LOC108821849 gene encoding PLASMODESMATA CALLOSE-BINDING PROTEIN 4, whose product MSVLLPLCLVLSMITYSNAAYCVCKDGNEQALQKAIDYACGAGADCTQIQQNGACYQPNTIKNHCDVAINSYYQKKASSGATCDFNGAAVISSSPPSTASSCLTGSSSSGTPSTGTPTSGTPSTGTPTTGTPTSGFPSTGTPSTGNPTSGMPNTGTPSTSTGMPSTSSSSSVFPGTTLGPVGSGGLGDPNAGVKLSDRTNTVFFLLAGVAMLVMRG is encoded by the exons ATGTCGGTTTTACTTCCTCTGTGTCTGGTTCTCTCCATGATTACCTATTCAA ATGCTGCGTATTGTGTGTGCAAAGACGGGAACGAGCAAGCGCTTCAGAAGGCAATAGACTATGCTTGTGGAGCTGGAGCTGACTGTACTCAGATCCAGCAGAACGGTGCTTGTTACCAACCTAACACTATCAAAAACCACTGTGACGTCGCTATTAACAGTTACTACCAGAAGAAAGCTTCCTCCGGTGCCACCTGTGATTTTAACGGCGCCGCCGTCATCTCTAGCTCCCCTCCGTCAA CTGCTTCAAGCTGTTTAACTGGTTCCAG CTCTAGTGGGACCCCGTCCACTGGGACACCAACTAGTGGGACCCCATCCACTGGGACACCAACAACCGGGACTCCAACAAGTGGGTTCCCATCCACCGGGACTCCATCCACAGGGAACCCCACTTCCGGAATGCCCAACACAGGGACTCCTTCCACTTCCACGGGGATGCCAAGTACTTCTTCCTCATCTTCGGTGTTCCCGGGTACTACTCTTGGACCGGTTGGGAGTGGCGGATTAGGTGATCCGAACGCTGGAGTGAAGTTGTCAGACCGAACTAACACGGTCTTCTTCTTACTAGCTGGTGTAGCTATGCTTGTCATGAGGGGTTAG
- the LOC108818083 gene encoding probable WRKY transcription factor 57 isoform X2 translates to MNDPENPDLTNDSSWTQLTAPDSHFFHRDTSNILSDFAWNLHASSQSDHHHPHSLRFDTTSRVPSPVTTTTLPSTPSSSSSAAAAALSVAVTDVSTSNNLPANSSSSENPTENSTASAAKAPEPPKEKKMAQKRIRQPRFAFMTKSDVDNLEDGYRWRKYGQKAVKNSPFPRSYYRCTNSRCTVKKRVERSSEDPSIVITTYKGQHCHQTTGFPRGGILTAHDPSSFTSHFHHLPPPLPNPYYYQELLHQLHRDDTSSLRLPQSTTEDEPAFVSSINPPEEGLLGDIVPQTMRNT, encoded by the exons ATGAACGATCCTGAAAATCCCGATCTAACCAACGACTCCTCTTGGACACAACTCACAGCTCCAGACTCTCACTTCTTCCATAGAGACACTTCCAACATCCTCTCTGACTTTGCCTGGAACCTCCACGCTTCCTCCCAGTccgatcatcatcatcctcactCCCTCCGGTTTGATACAACCTCTCGTGTCCCATCTCCCGTCACCACCACCACTCTACCCTCtactccttcttcttcctcatccgCCGCAGCAGCCGCGCTTTCTGTTGCCGTTACAGACGTTTCAACCTCTAATAATCTCCCCGCCAACTCTAGTTCAAGCGAGAATCCAACTGAGAACTCAACCGCCTCCGCCGCGAAAGCACCGGAACCACC gaaggagaagaagatggctCAGAAGCGAATCCGGCAACCAAGATTCGCGTTCATGACCAAGAGTGATGTAGATAATCTTGAAGATGGATACCGATGGCGCAAATATGGACAAAAAGCTGTCAAAAATAGTCCATTCCCAAG GAGCTACTATAGATGCACGAACAGCAGATGCACGGTGAAAAAGAGAGTAGAACGATCATCCGAAGATCCATCTATAGTGATCACGACATACAAAGGACAACATTGCCATCAAACCACTGGATTCCCTCGTGGGGGAATCCTCACCGCTCACGACCCTAGTAGCTTCACATCCCATTTTCATCATCTCCCTCCTCCATTGCCAAATCCTTATTACTACCAAGAACTCCTTCATCAACTTCACAGAGACGATACTTCTTCACTGAGATTACCCCAATCTACTACCGAAGACGAACCTGCTTTTGTCTCGTCTATTAATCCACCCGAAGAAGGTTTACTTGGTGATATTGTACCTCAAACGATGCGCAATACTTGA